GCAACTCCATCGGATCCGTAAAACATCGTATGCGTGCCTGATCACGCAAAATATCTGACGAGATGCCTTCAATCAGATGCTCCAACAGCTCCTCTGTAtccaaatttatattttctgctAAAGTCATCTTCGCTTCGAAATAAGTGGCAAACTTTTCCTGGCGTTGCCACATCCGCTGCTCGAAATTTCGTCGCAAGGTTGCCTTCGAACTTGTTTGACCAAACGACAACATTAAATGTTCGCACAGCTGTTCGAACGGTTCGATCAAACGAGTTGGGTTCGCTTGAATCCAACGTTTTGCGGCACCCTTTAGTTTTGCCACAAACAACATGCGCACACAAGTCTCGTTCAACTCGAAAACCTGCGCAATGCTCTTCAATTGTCCGATCCACTTGCTTGCACAGTCTTGTCCATCGAAGTCAACAGCGATTTCTTTCGCTAGCGCAAACGACCCCTTTTGTTGCTCATCGTTTATCTGCGCGCCTCTGTTGTCGCTGTCGGCAATGTCTGGGCTTCTGGCGCCAACTTCGGCAGCGCCGTCGTGTCGCGCTTGTGCTTGAAGACGCTCGCTGTTGGCCTTGACTTCTGCTTCCAGCTTTCTTATTATATTGAGCATTCCGttaaaatttccaaaatttgTCGCTGCGGCGTCACCTCTCTCGTCTGGCAAATTTTGTTGCTGCAAATCTGGGTCTTCGTTGATACTGTTGTTGGCATCTAGATCTCCGTTTTGGCAGCTTTGTATCATTGGATTAACTTGCCCTTCCTCCGATTCTGGGCCACTGTCATCAGTTACCGCCGGTGCACAGCCTCGGCCCATTAACGGGACCTGGTTAAGTCGCGCCACTAAATCAGCTTTGCTGCCAGTTGTCGGCAGTCCCAAGACGGCTAaccaattttttaattgaaccGTGCGAAAACTATTAATGTTCACTTCATCCATGGCGTGAATCTCGAACCACTTCTGAATTTGTAGTAGCAAAtatgttctttatttattatgtatCTATATTTTAAATCACAGGCTTATTAACAGCTTTTTATTATACGTCTGTCCTCTCTGATCGTAGCCCATTGAatgactctctctctccgttcgtctgtctgtctctcttgtCATTGCTTAGTGTTAATTAACGTGCATACTGTTCTGCCACAACAGTGTTGGCAATTCCAGCATACTTATCGGTGTTCGTTATAGTTTAAACTAGTTATCCTActacaatatatatttattcttttGTCTACCTTTTtctaattgcaattttttttttttacacatttctcgtagttttttatacccttgcagagggtattataaaattggtcacatgtttgtaacgcacagaaggagatgtttccgaccccataaagtatatatatactatcaagaatatatattcttgatcagcatgagaagctgagttgatatagccatgtccgtctgtccgtctgtccgtccgtccgtccgtctgtgcgtatgcgttttactcagccgtcttaagagctatcgggctgaaatttgttttcggtgttttttattacccgggacaaataaagtatgaaaaccatcaggattggaccactatatcatatagctctagaagaactagaagaaacatttttataaaaatttgagTATGCCATGAAATCTACTTAtgtgatataaaaccccagaacccaaaatttgaatgtgatcggataaatataacacaagttacagtcaatataataatcggctctgctcccagctctgccggcagcgctgcttgctgtctactacgtctttcgtcatcaacagagtacatgcatacacacacagacgcaacgctacataaagtgtatgtgtatgcgtgcgttgctttgctttgggaatgagggaagaagaacaaattgtaaaaagagagtaaaattgttttgtttgtatattgatgaattgagttgcagaaaacaaacatgtaaaattattattacctaggactgcaagggtatataaacttcggcatagccgatgttagctttgATATTTcttgtttgatatttttttttttttttttacaccggattttttttttccatcacTCTACTTAcgtttgtttatatgtatttttcccATTCATTCTCATGACGCTGCCCAACTTTCGTGTAGTGGGCGGATTGACTACCACACGTAAATAATATTCTGCTCAGCAGCTCCAGCGGTCGTTGTTGCCGTTTATGTTCTAGGTCCGCTTTGCCTTCCGGTCACTTTTTATAAGTTAGTGAccactgtcacggtcgccatgtaatagGTTCGGTGTTGTATCCTTTGAGATGTAGTATTTTGGGTTTTAAAAGTAAGACACAAGCAGGTCTTTTCAGTTTGAGTATGGTTTATTGAATAGTTCTTAATTCTATTACAATTGTTCTCTATAGCTAaaaccgcgtagctgcgctgctggcaatgcaggcagaggagcggtatgcttatgtataaacatatttatgtataaatgtatgaatgtataacTTGAAATGTATTACCAGTTATTTGgtattttttcatatatattaattgataaaaatttttaacctatctttatgcactaattgtttcttattctttgaatccttaattaaaatgttatccctatcctctatttcttctataatgtATGGGCCTAAATACTTAGGTTCTAACTTATGACCCGTATCAATAAGTAATAAAACTTTACctcctatttctaattcgatatcttttacctttctatcatatatttccttattctttgctttatgctgttctaacataattctggctcttttataagcctgttctaatctaaattttgattccttagcataatcttctatgttatatagtggatttatattatcaacactattaaaatgtttggGTAAGTTCGCAGTTTTACTaaataccaactcatatggacaataatcatgtgccattgagggtgttgtattaaaacaatatgcgAAGTATCGTATCCATACGTCCCAGTCAGTTTTGTgaactgaaatgtatgatcgtaaatattcattgagtgttcggtggcttcgcccacagtgcctacagtttggtgatgatgtgcagttgaagttatctttttaatttgcaagtttttgcataaatcttcaattattgagtttctatattctgttcccatgtccgaaatgaacgtcttcattggaccgtatttgaaatcttcaaatatagctttcgctactgtttttgcacttttgtcttttattggtattattacaagaTATTTAGTTAGACCGCAGATTAAggttactgcgtattcatttccgtgttctgattttgggagtggaccgatcgtatccacaattaccctgtcgaaagccagttgtggcgtttcagttatgattaatggagtttttgtgtgccttgttatttttgcttgttgacacttattctatttttttatatattgagatatatGCCTTTTCATTTTGGCCATAGTTCTTAAtattccagtatgacctccttgtatgGGATCATCGTTGAACGTAAGCAgcattgcttctttttctttatcgttATTTGATAATAAGGTCACCGGCTtaagtagcgctactcttaataattgtaaaatcttattgcccatatttttaaaagattctattgagatagtttcaaagatcttttcgctcggtgccactttgacttgacctaagtcgagaattccattggtatacatatcgcaaatgtcaattcttgctataactttcttgccatgtttgaatgtggttaaagaatcagttattcgcaaggtcactactttttgTACTTCGTCGtttacaatgacgtcatacacattgggcttagaagcattaagagattgcttttgcaactcttttatattattttctttttcttttcctgcgcaggaatttgACTGTTTACTTTTATTTCTGGTAGTGACTCTCAAAATTTTGTGACTGGTTggtatattttgtaagtccTGTATAGTTATTCTCGATAGCGCGTCGGCtacgaaattatcttttccctttttatacccttgcagagggtattataaaattggtcagatgtttgtaacgcacagaaggagacgtttccgaccccataaagtatatatattcttgatcagcatgagaagctaagtcgatatagccatgtccgtctgtccgtctgacggtctgtccgtctgtccgtcggtgcgtacgcgttttactcagccatcttaagagctatcgggatgaaattttttttgggagcttttttttacccgggtgagataaagtatgaaaatctttgggatcggaccactatatcatatagctctagaagaaacatttttgcaaaaattggagtatccccatgaaatttaccaatatgatagtaatagatataaaatctcagatcccaaaatttgaatctgatccgataaatagaacacaagttacagtcaatataaatcggttcaaacgctgccggcagcgctgcttgctgcctactactgccatcatcaaatcaacagagcacacgcatacacacacagacgcaacgctacatgaactgtatgtgtatgcgtgccgtgctttgcttagaaaatgatggaagaagaaaaacttgtggtaaaaagataaataattatttgtttgtgtattgatgaattgagttgcagggaaagaaatttcaaaaaggaaaaatattattgccaagtatactgcaagggtatataaacttcggcatagccgaagttagcttctttgatatttcttaattgtttttgtttaatttatctttttacatatatacctgCCTATTTTTGCGAGTGGTTTTCAGGCCACACTCTAATTGGACAGCTTTAATGCCGCACATTTGCACGAAGtttgttttacaatttaaaaaaatatgcatcgcagtgcattaaaaaaattgtgcgaCGCAGCGCATAGTTTTATAATTAAGTTTTGGTGGGCGCTCTTTGTAGCGCTATCGGTTCACTTTTAGGACGCGTTCAATCTCAAGTTCAGCTGCTGATGTccggggcctatgggctcaggcggtaccggtgccggtcttCGCACCAGATTTTCCTTTTGGGGTCACGTAGCAGTGGCTACAGGTATATTCGCAATACGACGAATATAGTGGTCCCTCGCAGTCGTTTGGGCAGACTATTTTCACTTTTGGTAATTCCTTCTCCGGTTGTGgcgttatttttgatttcgtctTTGCCACGTTGTGTATTGTAGAGTATGGGATTTCGGTTGtggctttatttttcttttgtctacCTTTTTCTAtttgcaatttcttttttttttatagacatTTCTGgtagttttttttatacccttgcaaaaagggtatattaattttggtcaaaagtgtgcaacgcatagaaagaagcatctccgaccgtagaaagtatatatattcttgatcagcacgacgagacgagttcaaatagccatgtccgtccgtccgtccgtccgtccgtccgtccgtccgtccgtctggatcaacgcaaactcctcctagaccgttagagctacagagttgaaattttgcatgtaggcttgtatatactgcaggcgttgtatatctcggattcagtcggatcggatcactatatcatatagctcccatacaaatggcaaagtcacgaacagtgacttttctcaataacttcgttattttcttagctattgtcgtgaaatttaatattggtgagttaattatagatataaacgactatgccaagtttgatcaagatcgggtgactatatcatatagctcccataggaacgatctttcgaaaacagtgacttttgtcaataacttcgacacttttgacgcgattgctttcaaatttaacatttgtcagtttaatatatctattaatgactgtgccaaatttgataaagatcggctaactatatcatatagctcccataggaacgatcggaggaaaacagtgactttgatcaatatcttcgttctttcctacgctaagattgtaggccgttctttcgcaatattagcctttttagataaaacgtttttctactttaatggctataggtaaggaaagagttaccaaaaaagttgcaagggtatacaaactttgacgcggtcgaagttagccccggctttctggtttttgtttaatatatatttattcttttGTCTACCTTTTtctaattgcaatttttttttttacacatttctcgcagttttttatacccttgcagagggtattataaaattggtcagatgtttgtaacgcacagaaggagatgtttccgaccccataaagtatatatattcttgatcagcatgagaagctgagttgatatagccatgtccgtctgtccgtctgtccgtccgtccgtccgtctgtgcgtatgcgttttactcagccgtcttaagagctatcgggctgaaatttgttttcggtgttttttattacccgggaaaaataaagtatgaaaccATCAGGAttggaccactatatcatatagctctagaagaactagaagaaacatttttataaaaatttgagTATGCCATGAAATCTACTTAtgtgatataaaacccc
This sequence is a window from Drosophila willistoni isolate 14030-0811.24 unplaced genomic scaffold, UCI_dwil_1.1 Seg649, whole genome shotgun sequence. Protein-coding genes within it:
- the LOC124461779 gene encoding uncharacterized protein LOC124461779 — translated: MDEVNINSFRTVQLKNWLAVLGLPTTGSKADLVARLNQVPLMGRGCAPAVTDDSGPESEEGQVNPMIQSCQNGDLDANNSINEDPDLQQQNLPDERGDAAATNFGNFNGMLNIIRKLEAEVKANSERLQAQARHDGAAEVGARSPDIADSDNRGAQINDEQQKGSFALAKEIAVDFDGQDCASKWIGQLKSIAQVFELNETCVRMLFVAKLKGAAKRWIQANPTRLIEPFEQLCEHLMLSFGQTSSKATLRRNFEQRMWQRQEKFATYFEAKMTLAENINLDTEELLEHLIEGISSDILRDQARIRCFTDPMELLKAFTNIQLPNVKSTADWVKPPIVKKSADGKEWRCYNCNARGHIAKDCGKPKRPLGSCYGCGVDGHFIAQCPKRKVRRGDDDDYNAS